From the Oryza glaberrima chromosome 5, OglaRS2, whole genome shotgun sequence genome, one window contains:
- the LOC127775123 gene encoding pentatricopeptide repeat-containing protein At5g50280, chloroplastic, whose amino-acid sequence MKRKRKTRRKSYEANCESGFYSSTFPCLASATRERGEMALRAHPLLSSSSSLPPPTLPILCLRCPGSSLSSKRFLRSHSRSAIRPWRNPCAARPGGPRFLGQDDADSDADEEDEEEWRWAPSAGPSGAHLVGAVDEDDSVGEGGGGVGWGAPDGDAAGGSGIRESGVDDGGQVGEWDLPMSSFRGRVQVQHHQEEEEEEEEEEDEDGGGCEWSDPGFFLRGQEEEASSSVSTTTAMEEILTLARSPAVDGQAFAEFLAGYGRGALSVEECVELMRRMGEEGLALGCLHLLRWMQAPEEEPLLLPPQAWLLAVVALGRAQMADEVLEIVESLPPERRFSEAVLYNAAMSGLAYRGRYDDTWKVFKLMEKKNIQPDHITSLIMLDVMNKSKTSAKDAWEFFQRMERKGVKWSLDICISLIKIFCDNGLKTEALIIQSAMEKKGIASNTSMYNTLINAYCKANQIEEAEGVFVEMKEKGLSATAMTYNILMGAYCRRLQPEVLESLLLEMQDLGLRPNARSYNFLIRVYGQQKKMSEKAEDAFLRMKTDGIMPTSSTYTSLLCAYAVNGLHEKAYLTYVDMKREGLKPSLETYTALIDMFRRAGDTEKLMETWRSMINEKVPGTRVIFHMVLDGLAKHGLYVQATDVIYEFRRAGLQPTVMTYNILMNAFARGGQHYKLPQLLKEMAAMELKPDSVTYSTMIYAYAHVRDFSRAFYYHKLMVRSGQLPDVSSYKKLLNTLDVKAARKNIKDKNAIVGILKGKSSLKHRKEKKDEFWKNRKKRSMMNHVYGYPRKRFL is encoded by the exons atgaaaagaaaaaggaaaacgagAAGAAAATCTTACGAGGCGAATTGCGAAAGCGGTTTCTACAGCTCCACCTTCCCTTGTCTTGCCTccgccacgagagagagaggcgagatGGCGCTGCGAGCCCACCCGctgctctcttcctcctcctccttgccgccTCCGACCCTTCCAATCCTCTGCCTCCGCTGTCCTGGATCTTCCCTCTCCTCCAAACGCTTCCTCCGTTCCCACTCCCGCTCCGCAATCCGGCCGTGGCGAAACCCCTGCGCCGCCCGTCCCGGCGGACCTCGTTTCTTGGGGCAAGATGACGccgactccgacgccgacgaggaggacgaggaggagtgGAGATGGGCACCATCTGCCGGCCCCTCCGGAGCTCACCTCGTCGGCGCGGTGGACGAAGACGATAGTGTTGGCGAGGGCGGGGGCGGCGTCGGGTGGGGCGCACCCGATGGCGACGCTGCCGGGGGATCGGGGATTCGAGAATCCGGTGTGGACGACGGCGGGCAGGTGGGCGAGTGGGACCTCCCTATGAGCTCCTTTCGGGGGCGGGTTCAGGTACAGCATCaccaagaagaggaggaggaggaggaggaggaggaagacgaagatggAGGTGGCTGCGAATGGTCGGACCCGGGTTTCTTCTTGCGAGGCCAAGAGGAGGAGGCCAGCAGCAGCGTGAGCACCACCACGGCCATGGAAGAGATTCTCACCTTGGCGAGGAGCCCCGCGGTCGACGGGCAGGCGTTTGCCGAGTTCTTGGCGGGGTACGGCCGCGGAGCACTCAGTGTGGAGGAATGCGTTGAGCTGATGAGGAGGATGGGGGAGGAGGGGCTGGCATTGGGGTGTCTCCACCTTCTCCGATGGATGCAGGCTCCGGAGGAGGAGCCATTGTTGTTGCCCCCGCAGGCATGGCTGCTCGCTGTTGTGGCGCTTGGACGGGCTCAGATGGCCGATGAGGTGCTGGAGATTGTGGAGAGTTTGCCTCCCGAGAGGAGATTCAGTGAGGCTGTCCTTTACAATGCTGCAATGTCAGGCCTAGCCTATCGCGGAAG ATATGATGATACCTGGAAAGTATTTAAGCtcatggaaaagaaaaatatccagCCTGACCACATAACATCCTTAATCATGTTAGATGTAATGAACAAGAGCAAGACATCTGCCAAGGATGCATGGGAATTCTTCCAACGGATGGAAAGAAAAGGTGTCAAGTGGAGCTTGGACATTTGTATTTCTCTTATCAAGATCTTTTGTGACAACGGTCTGAAAACTGAAGCTCTTATCATACAGTCAGCAATGGAGAAGAAAGGAATTGCATCAAACACGAGCATGTATAACACATTAATAAATGCTTACTGCAAAGCCAATCAAATTGAAGAGGCAGAGGGAGTTTTCGTTGAGATGAAAGAGAAAGGCTTGAGTGCGACAGCAATGACCTATAATATCCTTATGGGTGCTTACTGTAGAAGATTGCAGCCAGAAGTTCTTGAGTCTTTACTGCTGGAGATGCAAGATTTAGGACTACGACCAAATGCGAGATCATACAACTTTCTCATACGTGTTTATGGGCAACAGAAGAAAATGAGTGAAAAGGCTGAAGATGCTTTCTTAAGGATGAAGACAGATGGCATTATGCCAACGTCTTCTACATACACTTCACTGCTTTGTGCATATGCAGTTAATGGATTGCATGAAAAGGCTTATTTGACTTATGTGGATATGAAAAGAGAAGGACTTAAGCCTTCCTTAGAAACATATACAGCATTGATTGACATGTTTAGGAGGGCTGGTGACACGGAGAAGCTAATGGAGACATGGAGATCAATGATCAATGAAAAGGTTCCTGGAACTAGGGTAATATTCCACATGGTGCTTGATGGTCTGGCAAAACATGGGCTGTATGTTCAGGCAACGGATGTTATATATGAGTTTAGAAGGGCTGGTTTGCAGCCTACCGTAATGACATACAACATTTTGATGAATGCTTTTGCAAGGGGAGGACAACATTATAAATTACCCCAACTCTTGAAAGAGATGGCTGCTATGGAATTAAAACCAGATTCTGTAACATACTCTACAATGATTTATGCGTATGCCCATGTTCGTGACTTTTCGAGAGCATTCTATTACCACAAGCTGATGGTTCGAAGTGGACAATTGCCTGATGTtagttcatataaaaagttattGAATACATTGGATGTGAAAGCTGCAAGAAAGAACATAAAGGATAAGAATGCCATAGTGGGAATCTTAAAAGGAAAGTCCAGCCTAAAACataggaaggagaagaaggatgagttttggaagaacagaaaaaaacGTTCTATGATGAACCATGTCTATGGGTACCCAAGGAAAAGATTTTTGTGA
- the LOC127774742 gene encoding pectate lyase-like, whose protein sequence is MAAIFIFIWLFASVLSISSASSPLLINGSTADAAPDCGTGNPIDDCWRCDPGWADNRQRLADCAVGFGRRAVGRKGGRVYVVNDTGDDAARPAPGTLRYGLVQDEPLWIVFAGDMTISSAHELVVSSRKTVDGRGARVVVGDGGACFAVRGASDVVIHGLTIRRCRPAPKLEAGMSDGDGVGVHNSSDVWVDHCTVEACADGLIDVVVGSTRVTLSNKLLRNHDKAILLGHNDDYTDDKAMQVTVAFNRFGPGLVQRMPRCRFGLFHVINNDYIAWQKYAIGGSASPTIISHGNRFYADMAKEVTKRDDDVPESVWHHWNWVSDGDLMLNGAFFRASGEARTDNLKAPSFARSAPSVPSMTSSAGALSCKEGSHC, encoded by the exons ATGGCTGCCATCTTCATATTCATATGGTTGTTCGCCTCCGTTTTATCCATTTCATCAGCTTCTTCTCCTTTGCTGATCAATGGTAGTACTGCTGATGCTGCACCGGACTGCGGTACCGGCAACCCGATCGACGACTGCTGGCGTTGCGACCCCGGCTGGGCCGACAACCGGCAGCGGCTCGCCGACTGCGCCGTCGGGttcggccgccgcgccgtcggcaGGAAGGGGGGCAGGGTGTATGTCGTGAACGACACCGGCGACGACGCAGCCCGCCCGGCACCCGGCACGCTCCGGTACGGCCTCGTCCAGGACGAGCCCCTCTGGATCGTGTTCGCCGGCGACATGACCATCAGCTCCGCCCACGAGCTGGTCGTTAGCTCGCGCAAGACCGTGGACGGCAGGGGCGCCCGCGTGGtggttggcgacggcggcgcgtgctTCGCGGTGAGGGGCGCGAGCGACGTCGTCATCCACGGGCTTACCATACGCCGGTGCAGGCCGGCACCCAAGCTGGAggccggcatgtcggacggcgacggcgtcggcgtccacAACTCGAGCGACGTGTGGGTCGACCACTGCACGGTGGAGGCCTGCGCCGACGGGCTGATCGACGTGGTCGTAGGTTCCACCCGCGTGACGCTTTCCAACAAACTCCTGCGCAACCATGACAAGGCAATTCTCCTCGGCCACAACGACGACTACACCGACGACAAGGCCATGCAGGTCACCGTTGCCTTCAATCGCTTTGGACCAGGCCTCGTCCAAAGAATGCCAAG GTGTCGGTTTGGTCTTTTCCACGTCATCAACAACGATTACATAGCATGGCAAAAGTACGCCATTGGGGGCAGTGCTTCACCGACCATAATTAGCCACGGCAACAGATTCTATGCTGATATGGCCAAAGAG GTGACGAAGCGCGATGACGATGTGCCGGAGAGCGTGTGGCACCACTGGAACTGGGTATCAGACGGCGACCTGATGCTCAACGGCGCGTTCTTCAGGGCATCAGGCGAAGCAAGGACAGATAATTTGAAAGCCCCTAGCTTTGCAAGGTCTGCCCCCTCCGTGCCGTCGATGACTTCCTCGGCAGGCGCCCTCTCCTGCAAGGAGGGCTCGCACTGCTGA